The window TCACCACCGAGAGACAGGGGCAGCGAGTAACACCGAGAAACATGGGTATTCTTCCGTTATTGAGTTAAGAGACTCTGTGATCCTGGGTGTTCTCGGTGACTCGGTGGTAGATTTTTCCGTCAATCCCCTACAAAATACCTCGCATGAAAAAGCTGGGAATCTTACTTTCCGGACGCGGAACGAATTTCGCCGCCATTGCGGAATCGGTAAAACAAGGCCGCATCAACGCGGAGATTGCCATCGTGATTTCCAATCGTCCCGAGGCGCCGGGCATCGAGCACGCGCGCAAGCTCGGGCTGGACGCGCGCGTCATCCCCAGCAAGGGACGTCAGCGCGAGGAGCACGACGCCGACGTGGTCGCGGCGCTGAACGAAAAGCAGGTTGATCTCATCTGCATGGCGGGATACATGCGGCTGCTGTCGCCGCTGTTCATTCGCGCATTTCCCAACCGCATTCTCAACATTCATCCGTCGCTGCTGCCGTCGTTCCCCGGCCTGGAGGCGCAGAAGCAGGCGATCGAGTACGGCGTGAAGGTCTCCGGGTGCACGGTGCATTTTG is drawn from Terriglobia bacterium and contains these coding sequences:
- the purN gene encoding phosphoribosylglycinamide formyltransferase, which gives rise to MKKLGILLSGRGTNFAAIAESVKQGRINAEIAIVISNRPEAPGIEHARKLGLDARVIPSKGRQREEHDADVVAALNEKQVDLICMAGYMRLLSPLFIRAFPNRILNIHPSLLPSFPGLEAQKQAIEYGVKVSGCTVHFVDEHLDHGAIVVQRAVPVLDRDDDHLLAARILEQEHIAYTEAINIVLAGNYQIAGRRVVQKKAMAAAIPSS